The genomic window CAAGCACCGAAATAGCGGCGCCGTTTAGTCGTAAAATCGGCAGTAAAATCAAATTCAAAACCACACTGACAACCAAAGCGACTCCCACCAGCCAGGTTTGCGTTTTTTGCCGATTGGTGGCATTAAGCAAAGCTCCGGTAATTAATCCCAAAAAGGTAAAAATTAAACTTCCCATCAGTATGCGCAGCGGATTAATTGACGGCGCGTAACTTGGTCCGTAAATAAGTGTAATAACCGGGTCGGCCAAAACAATCAGGCCAACGGATAAAGGAAAAATTATGGTAAATAAATAACGCCATGATTTTTCAAACAAGGGGCCAATTTGCGTTTTGTCCTTGACAAATAGGCCGCTAAACACCGGGTAAACGCTGGCCGACAAGGCCAACGGCACAAACTGAAAAGCAAAAGCTATTTTATACGGAATAGCCCACCATCCCAATTCTTTAATCGTCAGCATCTTGGACATCAAAAGAGAATCGCTGTATGAATACAGTCGGCCAATGATGGCGGCAATGGCAAAGGGCAGAGCAGTAATAAAAAATATCTTAAAAATATCTTTATCCCAGATAAAATTGTATTTAATCGCGTAAAGTTTACGCACGCAAATTGCCAAATACAGACAATACAAAGCGCTCGGAATGGTGTAAGCGATAATAAGCCAAATCAGGGGCCAATGGTTTAATAACGCCACGGTGCCAATGCCCATAGTCACCAGCTGGGCGCCAACGATTCCAATAGATTCATAGACAAGATTTTTTCTTGACCGCAAAGTGCCGGAAAAAGTATTGGTTAAGTTATCAAAAAACATGGTAATGCCGGAAAGATAAATCAAATCTTTGGTCAGCGCCGGATAATTAAAAACATTAACAAAAAATACCACCAAAGCATACGCGCCCAGGCCGAATAAAATTTTGGTAACCAGGGTGGTGTTTAGATATTTTTCCGTGTTCTCCGGATAGCGCGAGGCCTCGCGAATTAAAACCGCGGCAAAACCAAAATCAGCCACAACTACAAAAATAGTGGTAAAAGTTATGGCAAAAAAATACTGACCAGTGTTCTCTACCCCGATCAGCCGCGCCACCAAAATAAAATATAAAAAAGATACTACTTTTTGTAGGATTGAGGCCGAAGTTAAAAATGTGGTATTTTGCGCAACCGTATAGGACATACGGTCTATTTTACTCGCTTTTTAACGTTTTGACCACTGCGGAGCCCTGCGTGCACGCTTCAAACCAGGTTTCTTTCTTTCCTTGGCTCTGGCGTCGCGAGTTAAGTATCCTAATGTTTTTAAAGATTTTTTAAGTTCTTCATTCCAAATAACCAGGGATCTGGCAATGCCATGCTGAACGGCAGTGGCCTGCCCCTTTAATCCCCCGCCATTTACCTTCACGGAAACATCAAAGGTTTTTTCTTTGGCTACGGCCTTAAGCGGAGCCATCACCGTGTCCTGCCATTCAAAATAAGGAAAATATTCGGCCATCGGCTTGCCGTTGACTTCAAACTTTCCGTGTCCGGGAACCAAACGAACTCTGGCCGCGGCGGTCTTGCGTCTGCCCACTGCTCGGGCGGAATCATCTTTTTTCTTGTTGAGTTTAACCATATATTATTTAAAAGAAATACGTAATAATCTTTGTGTTCGCATTTTATTTTTCGGCAGCATTCTGCTGACAGCATGGATAACCGCCTTTTCCGGATTAACCTTCATAACATCCTTGGCCGGTTTAATTTTCAAACCGCCCGGATGCATGCTGTGATGTTTGTATGTTTTTTGTTCAAGTTTCTGGCCGGTGAACTTAACATCCTTAACATTTAAAACAATCACTTTATCGCCATGATCAAGATGAGCAACATAGTGAGGACTGTTTTTGCCCATCAAAGCCATGGCAATACGGGTGGCAATTCTTCCCACGCTTTGACCGGCGGCATCAATTTCAAATTTTTTTCTTCTAGTGGACATATATTTATACTAATTCAATTATAGCTTCTTCCGCGCCATCGCCCTTTCTGGATTTAAGCAGTGTCAGCCGGGTATACCCGCCTTTTTTGTCTTTATATTTCGGACCAATAACTTCCATTAATTTTTTAACGGAATTTTTGGTGTACAGAACTTTGGCAATGGCTCTGCGGCCCGCCAAAGTTTGGGCTTTGGCTTTGGTAATCAATTTTTCTACTACCGATCTAACCGCTTTGGCTTTGGCTTTGGTGGTTCTGATTTTTTCGTACAAAATCAAACTTTCGGCCAAGTTGGCCATAAGCGATCGGCGTGCGGCTGTTTTTCTGTCTAGTGTAATCTTATTCTTTTTATGTCGCATATGATTTATTTCTTTTTAGTGGTCTTTTTGGCTCTGGGCTTTTTTTCTTTGGCCGGTTTGGCATCCTCTTCGGCTGGTGCGGAGACAACCATCTCTTCACGGGCGACCGGTTCACTGGCTGTATCTAAAATCAAAGCAAAGTGATCCATCAAAATCTGGGTTGATTGTCTGACCGCTTCTTCCGGAGAAATCGTGCCGTTAGTTTCAATGTTTAAATTTAATTTTTCGTAATTGGTGATATCGCCCACGCGGGTATATTCAACGCTGTAGCCGACATCTTTTATCGGGGTGTAAATGGAATCAATCACGATTGTGCCCAAATCATATTGCTTTTTATCTTTCTCTTCAACCGGTTTAAAGCCGCGGCCGCGGCCCACGATGATTTCCATTTCAAAGGTCTTGTTGCTGGTCAAATTAGCAATCACCAGATCTTTATTCATAACTTCGGCATTGGCGTCTTTTTCAAAATCACCGGCTTTAACCGCGCCCGGACCCTTCTTTGATAACTTCAAAGTAACCGGTTCATCGGTATACACCTTAACTGCCAATTGTTTAAGATTTAATATTACCTCAACAATATCTTCTTTCACGCCGTCTGCAGCCGTAAATTCGTGCTGGACGCCTTTTATTTTAAAGGCCTCAATCGCAGCGCCCGGCAAAGATGATAATAGCACCCGGCGAAGCGTATTGCCCAAAGTGGTTCCGTAACCATAAAAACAAGGCGTGACCACCAGAGATCCTTTGTTTGGGCTGTCCCCGGCCACAAACTCGATTTTTGACGGCAATAATAGGTTTTCCATATGTGAATTATTATTGAGGGAAACCCCCCTTAATTATCTTGAATAAAACTCAATGATTGACTTGGCGTCAAAGCCGGCTTCATCGGCAGTTGGAGCATTGAGAATTTTTGCCGATACCTTTTTGGCATCAAGATTCATCCAAACCGGAGCTTCAATTTTGCTTAGTCGTTCTGAAATTTTATCAAACGCCACAGTGGTTTTGTCTTTTTCTCTCAAAGCAACTTCGTCCCCCACTCGCGTGCGGTAAGATGGAATATTAACTTTCTTGCCATTAACGGTTACATGACCGTGGCTAACCAGCTGTCGGCAACCCTTGCGTGATTTGCCTAAGCCCATTTTATAAACAACATTATCCAGACGTGATTCTAAATAGGAAATCAAAAACTTTCCGGTATCTCCGGTTTTTTTGGCTGCCTCGGCTACGTAATTGGCAAACTGCTTTTCACGCAGGCCGTAAATTTCTTTGGCTTTTTGCTTTTCAAACAATTGTTTGCCGTAAACTGACTGTTTTGGATGCCTTTTGGAAGCGCCATGAACGCCCGGAGCAAAATTTCTCTTGAGCAGCGTGCATTTCGGTCCGTAACACTTATCCCCTTTTAAAAACAATTTATCTCCGGCCCGGCGGCATCTTGAGCATTTGTCATTTGATTCATTTGACATATATAAAATTATTAACAAAATTATACTCGCCTCTTTTTCGGAGGACGGCAACCGTTATGCGGGATCGGCGTGACATCGCCTACGGACAAAACATTTAAACCGTTTATATGCAAGGCCCTGATGGCGCCTTCTCTGCCGCCGCCGATACCTTTAACAAAAACATGCACTTCCTTCAATCCGTATTTCGCGATTTTATCAACCACATCTTTGACAACTATGCCGGCCGCGTATGGAGTAGCTTTTTTTGGTCCTTTAAAACCAACCTTGCCGGAAGAAGACCAGCCCAAGACATCACCGGCCGGATCAGTAATTGTCACGATTGTATTATTGTATGAGGCCTGAATATAAATATTTCCGTGAGAAACCTGTCTCACTACTTTCTTCTTTCTGTTTTTTGAAACCGCAACTTTCTCGGTTTTTTCAGCTGCCGGCTTTGTTTCCGCGACTGGCGCGGCGGTTTCAGTTGGTGTTTGTGTTGGTTGTGAATCTGACATATTTATTATAATCTTAAAAACAACTAGAGACGAAATTAAGTTTTTTGCCCGGCTGGCTTGCGACCGCTGCCCATGGTCTTTCTGGTATTACCGCGCACGGTGCGGGAATTAGTTTTGGTTCTTTGTCCGCGAACCGGCAAATGCTTCATGTGTCTGATGCCTCTGTAGGCCTTAATATCTTTCAGACGTTTTATATTGGCCATTATTTCTCTTTTTAAATCACCTTCGGTTTTGTATTCTTTTTCAATAATAATACGGATTTTATCTTCTTCGGCCGGGGTTAAATTTTTGGTTCTGGTATTTTCGTCAACTTTGGCTTTGGCCAAAATCTTTTTTGACAAAGTCGGACCAATACCGAAAATATAGTTTAAGGAAACCACAATTCTCTTTTCTTTGGGGATATTTATACCGGCTACTCGCATAAAATATTTCTAAAAATTATTTAAAATTCTTGGTTTAGCCCTGGCGCTGTTTGTGTTTAGGATTGCTGCAAATAACGTAAACACGGCCCCTGCGGCGAACGACCTTGCATTTCATGCAGATTTTCCTCACTGATGCTCGTACTTTCATAAAATTAGGTTAAGAAAAATACCAACCACTGCCGCGATATCCACGCCCGAGAGGCACATCATATTCGGACAAGTGGTCGTTGATATGACGGGCTCAAGCTACACCGCAATGGTTGATATTCTTTTATAGGTTGTCTAATTGTCCTCCACCTAAAATCTATACGTAATTCGTCCTTTTGTCAAGTCGTAGGGAGTCATTTCCACCTTTACCGAGTCGCCAACGCCTAATCTTATCTTATTTAAGCGCATTTTTCCGGCCAGATGGGCGATAATCATCTGCCCGCTTTCAAGCTTGACCCTGAAAGTAGTGGCCGGCAATAACTCCTCTATTGACCCTCTTAACTCTATAATGTCTTTATTTGGCATTGTTTACGGGTTAATTGTTAATAGTTTACTATTAAATTGGACATTTGTCAAGATTTATAAACCCAATACCTATACAATAAAAAATTCCACGAAACCGCCAGGGCGATATTCACAGTCCTAGCCAGTAGATAGTTTACACCAAATTTCTCATTAAATAAATACATCCAGGCGATTGAAAAAAAATAGTTGAAGACGCAGACGATCAGGAACCGGACGGCCTGTTTATGGGCCCATTCTTTTGATTTAAATGACCAGTATTTGTTGAGGAAAAAAACGTAATTTATCAGGAATATCTGATTGACCACCACAGCCCAAACCGGCCGCATGTGCGCGTATTGCTTTAATAAAAACAAACTGCCAATATCCAAAATCACGGCGCTGATGCCGACAAGAAAATATTTGGCAAATTGACGGCGAAGGGACCAGAGATGAAGGATTAAATTCTTTATCATAATTATTCCAAAATCGCCTTTATTCGTCTGACACCGGCACTCACCGCTTCTTCTTTTATAATTTTAAACTTTCCCAACACAGCAGTATGCTCAACATGCGGACCGCCGCAAATTTCTTTACTAAAATCACCAATGGAATACATTTTTACTTTTGATCCGTATTTATCTTCAAAGAGTCCCATCGCGCCTTGTTTCTTAGCTTCGGCAACAGTCGTTTCTTGAAAACTGACCGGAAGATCTTGTCTGATAACATCATTTACCAAATCCTCAACTTCTTTTTTCTGCTCTTCGGTCATTTTTTCCGGATGAGAAAAATCAAATCTTAAACGTTCAGCTGTGATGTTGCTCCCCCGTTGCTCTACATGCATACCTAAAATTTTTCGCAAGGCCGCATGAAGCAAGTGTGTGGTGGTATGATATTTCACCGACATTTCTCCGGTATCAGCCAACCCGCCTTTAAATTTTTGCTCCGCTCCGGTGCGGGAAAGAGCCTGGTGTTTTTTAAAGGCCTCATCAAATTCATTGACATCAACGCTTAACCCGTTTTCATTGGCCAACTCCAAAGTCATTTCCAACGGGAAGCCGTAGGTATCGTATAATTTAAACGCTTGTTTGCCGGAAATCTGGTTTACCATTTTACCACCTTTTTCAAAAATCGACTGCAAACTACTGACCAGCTTATCAAATTCCTTCAAACCCTGCTCAATGGTATTACTGAACTTGCTTTCCTCTTTGGCCATTTCCGTGACAATAAATTCTTTATTGCGAACAACTTCCGGATAAACCTGGGCAAAAATTTTTATTATTTCTTCAGAAATTCTTGAACAAAAATTTTCTTTGATGCCAATCATTCGGCCGTGGCGCACAGCCCGGCGGATCATCCGGCGCACGATATATCCCTGATCAACATTGCTGGGCGCAATCTTTTTATCATCACCCATGATCATGGTGGCGGTGCGCAGATGGTCGGCGATGATGCGCATTGATTTGGTGGTTGCCCGATCGTTGGCATATTCCATACCGGACAACTCTTCAATTTTTTGAATTATTGGCCAGAAAGTATCAATTTGAAAAACATCGGCATAATTATTTAAAGCCACCAGTGTGCGTTCCAAGCCCATGCCGGTATCAACATTTTTTTGTTTGAGCGATTTATACTTCCCATCCGCGGTCTTATTATATTGCATGAAAACATCATTCCAGATTTCCAGCCAATTATCCTTATCGGTTTTCGGATTGCTGTTTTTCGGCGGATATTCGCTTTCTCCTTTCCAATAAAACATCTCCGTATCCGGACCGCACGG from Patescibacteria group bacterium includes these protein-coding regions:
- the rplM gene encoding 50S ribosomal protein L13, which translates into the protein MSTRRKKFEIDAAGQSVGRIATRIAMALMGKNSPHYVAHLDHGDKVIVLNVKDVKFTGQKLEQKTYKHHSMHPGGLKIKPAKDVMKVNPEKAVIHAVSRMLPKNKMRTQRLLRISFK
- a CDS encoding GtrA family protein — encoded protein: MIKNLILHLWSLRRQFAKYFLVGISAVILDIGSLFLLKQYAHMRPVWAVVVNQIFLINYVFFLNKYWSFKSKEWAHKQAVRFLIVCVFNYFFSIAWMYLFNEKFGVNYLLARTVNIALAVSWNFLLYRYWVYKS
- the rpsK gene encoding 30S ribosomal protein S11 is translated as MSDSQPTQTPTETAAPVAETKPAAEKTEKVAVSKNRKKKVVRQVSHGNIYIQASYNNTIVTITDPAGDVLGWSSSGKVGFKGPKKATPYAAGIVVKDVVDKIAKYGLKEVHVFVKGIGGGREGAIRALHINGLNVLSVGDVTPIPHNGCRPPKKRRV
- the rpsM gene encoding 30S ribosomal protein S13, translating into MRVAGINIPKEKRIVVSLNYIFGIGPTLSKKILAKAKVDENTRTKNLTPAEEDKIRIIIEKEYKTEGDLKREIMANIKRLKDIKAYRGIRHMKHLPVRGQRTKTNSRTVRGNTRKTMGSGRKPAGQKT
- a CDS encoding DNA-directed RNA polymerase subunit alpha, which translates into the protein MENLLLPSKIEFVAGDSPNKGSLVVTPCFYGYGTTLGNTLRRVLLSSLPGAAIEAFKIKGVQHEFTAADGVKEDIVEVILNLKQLAVKVYTDEPVTLKLSKKGPGAVKAGDFEKDANAEVMNKDLVIANLTSNKTFEMEIIVGRGRGFKPVEEKDKKQYDLGTIVIDSIYTPIKDVGYSVEYTRVGDITNYEKLNLNIETNGTISPEEAVRQSTQILMDHFALILDTASEPVAREEMVVSAPAEEDAKPAKEKKPRAKKTTKKK
- the infA gene encoding translation initiation factor IF-1; translated protein: MPNKDIIELRGSIEELLPATTFRVKLESGQMIIAHLAGKMRLNKIRLGVGDSVKVEMTPYDLTKGRITYRF
- the rplQ gene encoding 50S ribosomal protein L17, whose translation is MRHKKNKITLDRKTAARRSLMANLAESLILYEKIRTTKAKAKAVRSVVEKLITKAKAQTLAGRRAIAKVLYTKNSVKKLMEVIGPKYKDKKGGYTRLTLLKSRKGDGAEEAIIELV
- the rpmJ gene encoding 50S ribosomal protein L36 — translated: MKVRASVRKICMKCKVVRRRGRVYVICSNPKHKQRQG
- a CDS encoding flippase: MSYTVAQNTTFLTSASILQKVVSFLYFILVARLIGVENTGQYFFAITFTTIFVVVADFGFAAVLIREASRYPENTEKYLNTTLVTKILFGLGAYALVVFFVNVFNYPALTKDLIYLSGITMFFDNLTNTFSGTLRSRKNLVYESIGIVGAQLVTMGIGTVALLNHWPLIWLIIAYTIPSALYCLYLAICVRKLYAIKYNFIWDKDIFKIFFITALPFAIAAIIGRLYSYSDSLLMSKMLTIKELGWWAIPYKIAFAFQFVPLALSASVYPVFSGLFVKDKTQIGPLFEKSWRYLFTIIFPLSVGLIVLADPVITLIYGPSYAPSINPLRILMGSLIFTFLGLITGALLNATNRQKTQTWLVGVALVVSVVLNLILLPILRLNGAAISVLVSNTVLVVGGYLFARRELNIKFRNILKYINQTLWPAVVMGGVVYYLSLKINFIWTIPIGAVVYFGLLFLTGGINIGQIKNIINKIFKNKTQISV
- a CDS encoding alanine--tRNA ligase, producing the protein MLNSVHLRQIYLEFFASKGHKIIPSASLIPENDPTVLFTTAGMHPLVPYLLGEKHPEGKRLTSVQKCVRTQDIDEVGDNRHDTFFEMLGNWSLGDYFKKEAIEWSWEFLTSAKWLGLDAKKLAVSVFEGDQTAAKDEESAEIWKSLGMPEHKIAFLPKADNWWGPAGQTGPCGPDTEMFYWKGESEYPPKNSNPKTDKDNWLEIWNDVFMQYNKTADGKYKSLKQKNVDTGMGLERTLVALNNYADVFQIDTFWPIIQKIEELSGMEYANDRATTKSMRIIADHLRTATMIMGDDKKIAPSNVDQGYIVRRMIRRAVRHGRMIGIKENFCSRISEEIIKIFAQVYPEVVRNKEFIVTEMAKEESKFSNTIEQGLKEFDKLVSSLQSIFEKGGKMVNQISGKQAFKLYDTYGFPLEMTLELANENGLSVDVNEFDEAFKKHQALSRTGAEQKFKGGLADTGEMSVKYHTTTHLLHAALRKILGMHVEQRGSNITAERLRFDFSHPEKMTEEQKKEVEDLVNDVIRQDLPVSFQETTVAEAKKQGAMGLFEDKYGSKVKMYSIGDFSKEICGGPHVEHTAVLGKFKIIKEEAVSAGVRRIKAILE
- the rpsI gene encoding 30S ribosomal protein S9: MVKLNKKKDDSARAVGRRKTAAARVRLVPGHGKFEVNGKPMAEYFPYFEWQDTVMAPLKAVAKEKTFDVSVKVNGGGLKGQATAVQHGIARSLVIWNEELKKSLKTLGYLTRDARAKERKKPGLKRARRAPQWSKR
- the rpsD gene encoding 30S ribosomal protein S4, which translates into the protein MSNESNDKCSRCRRAGDKLFLKGDKCYGPKCTLLKRNFAPGVHGASKRHPKQSVYGKQLFEKQKAKEIYGLREKQFANYVAEAAKKTGDTGKFLISYLESRLDNVVYKMGLGKSRKGCRQLVSHGHVTVNGKKVNIPSYRTRVGDEVALREKDKTTVAFDKISERLSKIEAPVWMNLDAKKVSAKILNAPTADEAGFDAKSIIEFYSR